A region of the Candidatus Methylomirabilis sp. genome:
CAGGCGCTGGCCGCGGTGCTCGGCGGGACCCAGTCCCTCCACACCAATGCGCGGGACGAGGCGCTGGGGCTCCCGACGGAGGCGGCGGCGCTGCTTGCGCTCCGGACGCAGCAGGTCCTGGCCCACGAGAGCGGCGCGGCCGACGTGGTGGACCCGCTCGGGGGGGCGTATTTCGTGGAGGCGCTGACCGACGCCGTCGAGGCGGACGCGGCCGCCTACCTGGAGAAGATCGACGCCATGGGTGGGGTGCTCCGGGCGATCGAGGTGGGCTACGTGCAGAAGGAGATCCAGGAGGCGGCCTACCGGCAGCAGCGGGCGGTGGAAACCGGCGAGCAGGTGGTCGTCGGGCTGAACGCCTACGCCCAGGAGGGGCCGGTGAAGATCCCCCTCTTCCGGGTGGACCTGGCGGTGGAGGAGGAGGCCAGGGGCCGGCTGGCGGCGCTGCGCGCCCGGCGCGACGGCGGGGCGGTCGAGCGCGCCCTCGGCGACCTGGAGCGGGCCGCCCGCGGGAGCGAGAACCTGGTCCCGCGCATCCTCGCCTGCGTCAAGAGTGACGCTACCCTGGGCGAGATCTGTTACCGCCTCCGCGGGGTCTTCGGGGAGTACGAGGAGACCGTCACGATCTGACCGGCGTCGCGCGGCCGGTGCGCATGGGCGAGATGATCAAGAAGCTCGACCACATCGCCATCGCGGTGAGGGACCTCGAGGAGGCAGCCCGGACCTTCGAGCAGATCCTGGGCGTTCCGCCGGCTAAAGTCCAGGAGGTCCCCACCGAGAAGGTCCGGGTGGCGTTCTTTCCCTTCGGGGGTGCCGAGGTCGAGCTGGTCCAGGGGCTCGGGAGCGACAATCCGATCGCGAACTTCATTGCGAAGCGGGGGGAGGGGATCCACCACATCTGCTTCGAGGTGGACGACCTGCAGGAGACCCTGGACCGCCTGAGCGCCGCCGGCGTGCCCCTGCTCGACCGCTCCGGAAAGCCCGGCGCCTGCGGCCAGGTCGCGTTTCTCCACCCCAAGGGCGCGAACGGGGTGCTGATCGAGCTGGTGCAAAAGATTTCCATCTAGGGTCCCTCCGCGAATTGGATCTCTGTCTCGCGGGCCTCGTCGGGAATACCGGCGGGGCCCGGTTGTTTTCAGGATGAGGGAGGGTGCAGGGTCCGGGGCGCGCATCGTTTTCGGGTCGGGGGCATCTATAGGGACAGACGCGGCCGCGGGATAGAGAACGCAAGGCGAATGAAAAGGGGAAGAAACACGGCATGCCCTATGGGGCACGGAGGAACCAGGTCATGAAGAAGCTCATCACGCTCGGTCTGCTGGTGGCGACGGTGGCGTTCGGCGGGACAGCTTTTGCAGGGGATGGCGGGACGCTGCAGGACATCGAGCTCCAGAACCTCTTCGGGGGGTCCGCGCAGGCGGCGTCGACGGCCGGGACCCAGATGGCCGGCCCGGGGGCGCAGGGGACCAGGTCGGTGGCGCCCGTCCTGGAGTACCGGAGCTCTGACATCAAGTAAGCGCGAGACCTGAAGAACACGGGCCCCGCCGGGTGCACCCGACGGGGCCCGACGTTTTTTGGCCGCACATCCGCCGCCTCTGAGGATCGTCTAATTGAAGATTTCCCTTGACTCGCCTCCCTGTGGACAAGTATGTGGACAGGGGGGAGGGATTACCGGGTGCTGGGTCCGGCTTGTTGCCCGAAGGTGGAAGTGGCTGGACCCTTGTGGCGCTGCTCCCCACGAGGCCTTGGCGATGAAGCGGCGACGATTCCTCTGGTGGCCGATGTTCCTGCTCTCGCTCCTCGCCGCGCCCTTCCTGGCCGCCTGCGGCGGCGGGAAGGGGGCGAGCCCCCCCACCGCCAGTCCTGCGACCGGCCCGGGCGTACCACCGTCCTCGCTCCCTGAGGCTCCGCCTCCTGCCTCCCCCGGCGCGGCCCGCCCTGAGGACCGGCGGGGCTACGTTGTCCTTGTGGACGGGATGCGCGTCGTCATTGACCTGGCCGACGGCGAAATCAAGAAGGACACCCTCATCGCCATCACCCGCCGCCAGACCCTGACGCACCCGGTGACCGGCGAGCACCTGGGCGAGATCACTCTGGAGGTCGGTCGGGCCCGCATTGTCGAGGTCCAGCCGAAGTTCTCGGTGGCCGAGCTCATCGGCTTCAAGCCCGGCCTGACCGTCAAGCCCCAGGACCGGATCGCGGTCCTCCCGGGGACCCCCTGATCCGCGCCAAACCCTGTTTTGCTCGAAACGGTTGACAAGCCGCAGGAGGCGTGATAGCCATTCTCCCGTCTTCTTGCGGGGTTTTCCCCTGAGGTCTTCTATGACCCGCGTCCGCCTTCCGAGGTTTCTCTTCTCCATCCTCGTCACCGTCACGCTCGGCTTGCCTGGCGCGCGGGCTCAGGCCCCGTCCCTCAGCACTGCCGTGGACGAGGCGGCCCACCGCGTCGCCGAGGCCTTCCCGAAAGTCCGCGGGACGATCCTGGATGTCCTTCCGACCGGCCAGCTCCTCCTCGACCTGACGAAGGGCGCGGGCGTGTACCCTGGCCTGGAGTTGGAGATCGTCCGGGAGGGGGAGGCGTTCAAACACCCGGTCACGGGCGAGGTGCTGGGCCGGCTGGAGAAGATTGTGGGTCTGGTCAAGGTCACGGAGGCCCAAGAAAAGTTCTCCCTGGCCGAGGTGCTGGAGCGCGCGGGGGGAGAGACCCCCACGAAGGGCGACGCCGTCCGGGTGACCGGTGCCCGCATCCTGCTCGGTCTCGGGAAGGTCGAATCCAGCCTGGACCTGGAAGCCACCGCCCGGTCCGCCTCCCGCGATCTGGCCGTGGCCCTGGCCCGCACCGAGCGCTTCGAGGTGCTGGACGACCGGCGAATTCGGTCCACCCTCCTCAAAGCCGGAATAAAGGAAGACGTCCCCCTGAGCGACCCGCGGGCGCTGGAGCACCTGCGGAAGGAGCTGCGCATTCATGCCCTCGCCCTACCCCGACTGACGGTGCTGGAGGGTCGGACCCTCGTGGACGTGCAGGTCTTCTCGGCGGTCACGGGCGCCCCTCTCGCCCTGGCCAGCGTGGAGGTGAGGGGAGGGACCGTGACCGCGGGGAAGGCCTCCACGGGATCGGCCGCCCCGCCCCCCCCGGCCGCTGCCCCGCCGGCCCAGGCTCCCGCGCTCCAGAGCAAGGCCGATCTCCCGTCGCCGGCCTGGGTCGGCCCCCGGAAGGAGGGAAGCGTCGGCGTCCCCCTCCCGCTCAATCCCCCCACCATCAGCCGCCAGGGGGAGATCATCCTGGGGCCCGAGTTCAATACTGCCATGGTGGGGATGGCGGTCGCGGACTTCCTCGGGACCGGTGGAAAGCAGGCGGCCGTGGCCAGCGGCCAGAAGATCTGGCTCTACGCCATCGAGGGGAGGAACTTCCGGAAGCTCTGGGAGAGCGAGGAGCATGCCGGCTACAACATCCTCGGCCTGGACGCCGCCGACCTGAACGGGAACGGCCGGCCTGAACTGTTCGTCACCAACTACTCCATCGAGCGGCGCGTCCCGTCCTTTGTCCTGGAGTGGGAGGGGAACGAGTTTAAAGAGGTCTGGAAGGCCTACGACCAGTTCTTCCGGGCCGTCCAGGTGGAGCCCTCGGGCAAGGTGGAGGTCTACGGGCAGGGGGCGGGAGAGAAGAGCCTCTTCTACGGCCCGGTTCGGCACATCCGGTGGGACGGGAAGAGCTACATTCCCACTGGCTCCCCCGTGGACTTGCCTCCAAGGGCTTCCCTCTACGGATTTCTCCTGGCCGACGTGGACGGCGATGGATCCCGGGAGTACGTCATCCTGGACCAGAACGACTACCTCCGCGTGTACGACCTCCAGGGCCGCCAGAAGTACCGGGCAAACGACCGCTTCGGCGGCTCCGAAGTGATGCTCGAGTTCCTTCCCCCCGGGGTCACCACCCGGAACCAGGAGCCAGAGATGATTTCCCTGCAGGGCCGCCTCTTCGTCCAGGAGGCGCCAGACGGCCGGCGGGAGCTCGTCGTGTACGCGAGCGTCCCGGCCACCGGCTACCTGATGCCCCGCTCCCGGTACTACGACCGGGGCAAGATCTACGGCCTCAGATGGAATGGCCTGAGCCTCCAGCAGGCCTGGGAGACCATCGAGTTCCCTGGGCACATCGCCGACTACGCCCTGGTGGACCTGGAGGGGACCGGCAACAGGGACCTCGTCGTCCTGGTCAGCAACGCCAGCCTCCTGACCCGGGGGAAAGGGACCCTTTTCGCCTATATTTTCCCCCGCTAACCTGCGGGGGAGGCAGGGCTTGGAGCGATTGACAAAAAATTGCTTGACAAGCCGTCTGGGGGCGAAATAGTCTTGCGCCGGCCTACCGCCACGGGGATGTTTTGGTACCCGTAACTTTAAGTTTTTTCGCGCCCACAATTTTCAGAGCGTTCAGCGAGTAGCGAAGAGGGAGAAGCCCCTCTTTGCTTTGGTCGGTTTTCTGCGGGGCATCTCATCAGAGAAAGGGGGGAGGCCGGCAAAGAGAGCCAGGACGGCAGCGAAGCAGCATCTCCTACACGGGGAACTAACGGAACCACGCATCGCCATCCGTTGGCCGAACTTGGAGGGTAGATGATGAGAAAACTCTTCGTTGCCTTGCTCGTGGGAGCGGTGGCTGTGGGCCTGGCCGCGCCTGCGTTCGCGGCAGATCTGAAGTTCACGGGAGCCTATCGGGTTCGGTTCCAGTTCGACGACAATTTGCCCTGCATGACCCAGGTCGGGGTT
Encoded here:
- a CDS encoding VCBS repeat-containing protein, with translation MTRVRLPRFLFSILVTVTLGLPGARAQAPSLSTAVDEAAHRVAEAFPKVRGTILDVLPTGQLLLDLTKGAGVYPGLELEIVREGEAFKHPVTGEVLGRLEKIVGLVKVTEAQEKFSLAEVLERAGGETPTKGDAVRVTGARILLGLGKVESSLDLEATARSASRDLAVALARTERFEVLDDRRIRSTLLKAGIKEDVPLSDPRALEHLRKELRIHALALPRLTVLEGRTLVDVQVFSAVTGAPLALASVEVRGGTVTAGKASTGSAAPPPPAAAPPAQAPALQSKADLPSPAWVGPRKEGSVGVPLPLNPPTISRQGEIILGPEFNTAMVGMAVADFLGTGGKQAAVASGQKIWLYAIEGRNFRKLWESEEHAGYNILGLDAADLNGNGRPELFVTNYSIERRVPSFVLEWEGNEFKEVWKAYDQFFRAVQVEPSGKVEVYGQGAGEKSLFYGPVRHIRWDGKSYIPTGSPVDLPPRASLYGFLLADVDGDGSREYVILDQNDYLRVYDLQGRQKYRANDRFGGSEVMLEFLPPGVTTRNQEPEMISLQGRLFVQEAPDGRRELVVYASVPATGYLMPRSRYYDRGKIYGLRWNGLSLQQAWETIEFPGHIADYALVDLEGTGNRDLVVLVSNASLLTRGKGTLFAYIFPR
- the mce gene encoding methylmalonyl-CoA epimerase, translating into MGEMIKKLDHIAIAVRDLEEAARTFEQILGVPPAKVQEVPTEKVRVAFFPFGGAEVELVQGLGSDNPIANFIAKRGEGIHHICFEVDDLQETLDRLSAAGVPLLDRSGKPGACGQVAFLHPKGANGVLIELVQKISI